The Paraburkholderia agricolaris genome includes the window ACATCACGTCCGGGCGCCCCGCATCGTATTCGTCGAAGATCAGGGCGACCGGGCGCTGCAAGGCCCATGGCACGATCCCTTCCTGAAACTCCGTGACCTGCAGATCGTCGCGCACCACGATCGCGTCTTTACCGACCAGGTCGAGACGGCTGATATGACCGTCGAGATTGACGCGCACGCAGGGCCAATTGAGGCGGGCCGCCACCTGTTCGATATGCGTCGACTTCCCGGTACCGTGCAAGCCTTGCACCATCACCCGGCGATCCCGGCTAAAGCCGGCCAGAATGGCCAGTGTCACTTCCGGATTGAAACGGTAGACCTCGTCGATCTCCGGCACGTGGTCGTCACGCTCGCTGAAAGCGGGCACCATCAGGCTGGAATCAATGCCGAACACAGTCCGCACCGAGACCATTCTGTCGGGTTTGCCAGTCACGATATCAGTCACTTCATGCTCCTCCCTGCTGCGGGATGTAGATGGGGCGCCGCCGAATTACGATAATTTTCGGTACGTTTTGTTCCGTTTTATTATACGCAGAATCTCACGTTTCAGGTGGCGCTTCCGTCCACATTCACCCCGCAGGCCTCGCTGTCAACGCACGGTCGCCATCTCGTCGAAGGGTTTCGCGCGCCGTTCCATCGCCCACGCGGCCCATGCCGACAGCAGCGCCGACAGAATCACATAGCCGCACACATACCAGGGCTTGCCGCCATCCAGCCGCAGCAGCGCCGTCGCGATGATCGGCGTGAGGCCGCTCGCGAAAATGCCCGAGAACTGGTACACGAACGAGATGCCGGTATAGCGCACCTCCGGATCGAACAGCTCGGCAAAGAGCGCGGCTTCCGGGCCGTAGACCATCGCGTAGAAGATGCCGAACGGGATCACCACGCCGAGCCAGACAGCCAGCGTATTGCCGGCCTGCGTCTCCATCAGCCAGAACGCCGGCAGCACCGAAACGCCGCAAATCAGCGAACCCCAGCGATACACGCGCGCGCGGCCCATCAGGTCCGACATCCGGCCGAAAAACGGGATGAAGAAGCACATCACCATCGCCGCGATCATCACGCCGGTGAGCGCTTCCGTGCGGCTCATCGAAAGACGTTGCGTGAGGTAGCCGATCATGAATACCGCGAAGATGTTGAAGAACACCCCGTCGATCCAGCGCGCGCCCATGCCGAGCAGCACCGAACTGCGATAACGCGTGAGCATGTCGACGAAGGGGATTTTCACGTCGCGGCGATTGCGCTTGAGCGCGAGAAACTCGGGCGTCTCCATCACCTTGAGGCGAATGTAGAGGCCGAGCACCACCAGCAGCAGCGAAGCGCCAAACGCGACCCGCCAGCCCCACGCGAGAAACGCCGCCTCCGGCAGCAGGCGGGAGATACCCGCGACGATGCCCGACGCGAGGCACAAGCCAATCGACAAGCCGATCTGCGGCAAGCTTGCGTACAGACCGCGCCGGTTCGGCGGCGCATATTCATAGGCCATCAGCACCGCGCCGCCCCATTCGCCGCCGAGCCCGATGCCCTGCAACACCCGCAAGGCGAGCAGCAGAATCGGCGCCCAGATGCCGATCTGGGCGAAGGTCGGCACGAAGGCGACACCCGCCGTCGAAATTCCCATGATGATGAGTGTGCAGATCAACGCGGACTTGCGTCCGACCTTGTCGCCGAAGTGGCCGAAGATCACGCCGCCGAGCGGCCTCGTGACGAAACCGACGGCGAACGTGGCGTAGGCCAGCATCGTCGAGACGAGCGGATCGTGCGCGGGAAAATAGAGCTTGTTGAAGACGATGCCCGCCACGACACCGTACAGAAAAAAGTCATACCATTCGACCGTCGCTCCAATCACGCTCGCGAATGCAACGCGGCGGATAACCCGCTTATCGATTGCCATAGCGCCTCCTCCAATGAATGGCCGCGCGCCGTCCCGGCAACGCAGCACTTCTGGGCCCCTGTCTGTCTCCTCCTGGGGCGCGAATTTCACCGCCTGCCCGCTGCTGTTATCGGCTTCGGATGCAGCGAGTCAGGTAGTGATCTTTTTACTGCCTGCAGCTACTTCGGTTCGGTGCTTTTGCGTCCGCTCCTGCCTTAATACTGTGCTGCCATGCTTGGCGATTGCACCTGTGCGGCCGGCCTGTCGCCCGCTCGCGCATCCTCGAGGATCATGCTGGACGCCTTTTCGGCGACCATCACGATCGGCACATTGGTATTGCCGGAAACCAGCGTCGGCATGATCGAACAATCGACCACCCGCAACCCCTGCGTGCCGTATACACGCAATCGTTCGTCGACCACGGCGCCCGGATCGCTTGCGACACCCATCTTCGCGGTACCGGACGGATGAAAAATCGTCTGGCCGTATTCGCGGCAAAAGTGCAGCAGTTCGTCGTCGCTTTGCGCTTCCCGGCCCGGCCGGACTTCGCGCTTCATCAGTGATGCCATAGGCTCCGTGGCAGCGACGCTGCGCGCAAAACGCACACCTGCAACCGTGGTGCGGCGATCGAGATCGGTCGCCAGATAATTGGGCTGGATCGACGGAGCGTCGCGCATATCGCCCGTGCGAATCCGCACGTTCCCGCGCGACTCTGGACGCAACTGGCAGATCGAATAGGTGCAGCCAGGAAACGCGTGGACATCGCCGCCCGCGGTATCGGCCGACAGCGTGGAGAAGTGAAACTGGATGTCCGGCGTTTTCGCCACATCCGGCAACGCGCGGCAGAACATGCCGCCCTGATTGATGCCGACGGCCAACGGCCCGTCGCGAAACAGCGCCCATTGCAGGCCCATCTTGGCGCGCCCCGTCCAGGAGTGCAGCAGGTCGTTGGTCGTGATCGGCCGCGCCACCTCATAGGTCAGACGTATCTGCAGATGATCCTGCAGATTCTCGCCGACGCCGGCCCGATCGGCGACCACCGGAATACCCAGTTCATTGAGCAATTTCGCCGGCCCGACGCCCGACACCTGCAGCAATTGCGGCGACTGCAACGCGCCTGCCGTCAACACCACCTCGCGATGCGCGCGCACTTCGTGAAGCTTGCCATGCTGCTCATAGCGAATACCTGTCGCGCGCGTCCCGTCGAAGAGAATTTTCGAAGCGAGTGCGTCGGTCTCGATCTGCAGATTTGGGCGCTTGCGCGCGGGTTTCAGGTAAGCGACCGCTGTCGAACACCGCCAGCCACGCCGCGTGGTCAACTGGTAATAGCCGACCCCTTCCTGATCGCCCTGATTGAAGTCGTCGACCGTCTGGACACCCAGGCGATTCGACGCGGCGATAAATGCATCCACCAGTTCGTGCCGCTGTTTGATCGTGGAGGCCCACAACGGGCCATCCACGCCACGTGTCGGCGACTCGCCGAGTTCGTTATGCTCAAGCCGCCGGAAGTAAGGCAAGCAGTCCTTCCAGCTCCAGCCACGATTACCGAGCGCGGCCCACTGGTCGTAATCCTCTTTCTGACCGCGAATGTAGATCAGGCCGTTGATGGAACTGCAGCCGCCCAACGTGCGCCCGCGCGGCCAGTAGAGCTTGCGGTCGTTCATGTTCGGATCCGGGTCGGTGTAAAAGCCCCAGTTGTAGACCGGGTGAAACATGGTTTTGCCGTAACCGATCGGGATATGAATCCACAGAAAACGGTCGGGCGGACCGGCTTCGAGCAGGCATACCGAGTAACGGCCATTCTCGGAAAGGCGGTTAGCGAGGACACAGCCCGCCGATCCAGCGCCGACAACCACGTAGTCGAAACTCCGTACCATTGATAACGTCTCCGTGCCGATATCTTTTCTTTTAAAACTGGATCATTTCGTCCCAATTTATTGGATGAGAGTTTCGACTTCAAGCAAATCCGGTTACGATTGAATAAACCGGTACGAAAACCGACTTTTTCGTTTCACTATTCAATCTGTCCGAACGCGTTCATCCGGGTTGTCACTGATCCGTTCGGGCTGCATTCCCCTTGATCCGCCTCGGGAAGGACAATGAGAGACACCACGCATCTCCCCTCACCTGCCCACGAGCCCGCCGACGACACCCGCGTGCTGCGCGCGCTCAGCGTGCTGGAACAACTTGCATCGGCGGGACAACCGTCGTCGCTCTCCCAGTTGTCCTCACGTCTGCAGATTCCGAAGGCAACGCTGATGCGCCTGATCGAGTCGCTCGAAGCGCGCGGCTACGTCACACATATGCCGGACTCGCGCGGCGCCGATCGCGCCATTGCACTCGGGCCACGCGCCGCGCAACTCGCCCTGACCACGCTCGCGAACAGTACGTTCACGCGGGCATGC containing:
- a CDS encoding MFS transporter — its product is MAIDKRVIRRVAFASVIGATVEWYDFFLYGVVAGIVFNKLYFPAHDPLVSTMLAYATFAVGFVTRPLGGVIFGHFGDKVGRKSALICTLIIMGISTAGVAFVPTFAQIGIWAPILLLALRVLQGIGLGGEWGGAVLMAYEYAPPNRRGLYASLPQIGLSIGLCLASGIVAGISRLLPEAAFLAWGWRVAFGASLLLVVLGLYIRLKVMETPEFLALKRNRRDVKIPFVDMLTRYRSSVLLGMGARWIDGVFFNIFAVFMIGYLTQRLSMSRTEALTGVMIAAMVMCFFIPFFGRMSDLMGRARVYRWGSLICGVSVLPAFWLMETQAGNTLAVWLGVVIPFGIFYAMVYGPEAALFAELFDPEVRYTGISFVYQFSGIFASGLTPIIATALLRLDGGKPWYVCGYVILSALLSAWAAWAMERRAKPFDEMATVR
- a CDS encoding GMC family oxidoreductase, which gives rise to MVRSFDYVVVGAGSAGCVLANRLSENGRYSVCLLEAGPPDRFLWIHIPIGYGKTMFHPVYNWGFYTDPDPNMNDRKLYWPRGRTLGGCSSINGLIYIRGQKEDYDQWAALGNRGWSWKDCLPYFRRLEHNELGESPTRGVDGPLWASTIKQRHELVDAFIAASNRLGVQTVDDFNQGDQEGVGYYQLTTRRGWRCSTAVAYLKPARKRPNLQIETDALASKILFDGTRATGIRYEQHGKLHEVRAHREVVLTAGALQSPQLLQVSGVGPAKLLNELGIPVVADRAGVGENLQDHLQIRLTYEVARPITTNDLLHSWTGRAKMGLQWALFRDGPLAVGINQGGMFCRALPDVAKTPDIQFHFSTLSADTAGGDVHAFPGCTYSICQLRPESRGNVRIRTGDMRDAPSIQPNYLATDLDRRTTVAGVRFARSVAATEPMASLMKREVRPGREAQSDDELLHFCREYGQTIFHPSGTAKMGVASDPGAVVDERLRVYGTQGLRVVDCSIMPTLVSGNTNVPIVMVAEKASSMILEDARAGDRPAAQVQSPSMAAQY